From a single Mangifera indica cultivar Alphonso chromosome 19, CATAS_Mindica_2.1, whole genome shotgun sequence genomic region:
- the LOC123203230 gene encoding alpha-(1,4)-fucosyltransferase-like, protein MSHYKFVLAIENTMTESYVTEKLFYALDSGSIPIYFGAPNVWDFVPLHSIIDGTEFRSLESLASYVKGLANDPVAYAMYHAWRRCGVLGNYGRLVQQASIHCLASCVRLLAEKLGE, encoded by the coding sequence ATGTCTCACTACAAATTTGTACTAGCTATCGAGAACACCATGACAGAGAGTTATGTGACAGAGAAACTGTTTTACGCTCTAGATTCTGGTTCAATTCCCATCTATTTCGGAGCCCCAAATGTTTGGGATTTTGTCCCACTGCACTCAATAATAGATGGAACTGAATTCAGATCCTTAGAATCATTAGCTTCTTATGTCAAGGGCCTAGCTAATGACCCTGTGGCCTATGCAATGTACCATGCTTGGAGAAGATGTGGTGTCTTGGGTAATTATGGAAGACTCGTGCAGCAAGCCTCGATACATTGCCTTGCCAGCTGTGTGAGGCTGTTAGCAGAAAAGTTGGGAGAATGA